GATGAAAAGCCCACCACTTCGCCCTGATCTTCTGCCACCAGCACCGGATAGCCCTGTGCCAGACGACCCTCATACCAGGCCGTACGATCTTCCAGACTGACCGGTTCCAGGGCATAGACTGCGGTGGAGGTGGCGATAACATCATTGTAAATCGCCAGAATGGCGGGCAAATCAGCATGGGTGGCAGCACGAATCAACATGATGAGGCTCCGAAGGGTGAAGTAAAACCAGCCACCTGTGACACTACTACAATGGTCACCGTGACCACGGTCACACAGGAAACTGACAGGAAGCTGGGATTGCGGAAGAATATCTACTATAGTGGACAAAAGTCAACTGAACATTAAACCACCATGACCATACCGACAACAGCACCGAACGAGGCTTCCGTGAGCCTGACTGAACAGAACAGCGAAGACCCTACCACACAGCTGGCAGCGCGCATTCGCATCGAACGTAAGCAGCGGCAATGGTCGCTGGATGAACTGGCGCAGCGCTCCGGCGTTTCCAAGGCGATGATCAGCAAGGTTGAGCGCGGAGAAACCAGCCCTACGGCGACACTGCTGGGCAAGCTGTCCGGTGCCTTTGGCCTGACCCTGTCCACACTGCTGGCCAGAGCCGAGCAACAGGGTGGCCGGCTGCGTCGACGTCAGGATCAACCGCAATGGCGTGACCCTGAAACTGGCTTTATCCGCCGTCAGTTATCCCCTACTTCTGATTTGCCGCTGGATCTGGTGCAGGTCGAGCTGCCCGCAGGTGCCAGCGTCAGCTATCCCGCCTCGGCATTCGCCTTTTTCCGTCAGCTGATCTGGGTGACGCAAGGGCAACTGGAGTTTACCGAAGGAGAGACGCTGCATCAGTTATCCACAGGTGACTGCCTGGAGCTGGGCTCACCCAGTGACTGCCGTTTCTTCAACCCGGGAACAACCGGCTGTGAATATCTGGTGGTACTGTTACGCCAGTAACTGCCTCTCCTGGAGGGCGGATGTGTATAACCGTCTGTTGTAGCGTGGCGGAAGCAAAGCTGGCATAACGGTGTAACAACCTGCCTTTTCTCAGCTACTCAGGAACGAGTTCGATCATGCCACAACCCAGTGCCCGCCCAGCCGTGCAGTCCCTGTCGGCGTCCTTAATCCGTGAAGTGGCCAATACCGCCATGGGCCGTGAGGGCGTGCTGCCCTTCTGGTTTGGTGAGAGTGACCAGCCAACGCCGGGGGTTATCCGTGAAGCAGCCATGGCCTCTCTGCAGCAGGGTGAAACCTTCTATTCGCAGAATCTGGGCCGCCCGTGGCTGCGTGAAGGTATTGCCAGCTACCTCAGCCAGTTGCATCACCGCCCCTTCACTGCCGAACAGACAGGTGTGACGGGCTCCGGTGTTTCCGCCCTGATGCTGGCCATGCAGCTGGTACTGAGCCCGGGTGACAGGGTTGTCGCCGTGACGCCGCTCTGGCCCAATCTGGTGGAAATTCCTCGGGTGCTAAGTGCCCATGTCGAACGTGTCCCCCTGCAGATCACCGACCAGGGCTGGCAGCTGGACCTGCAACGTCTGCTGGATGCACTGACTCCCGATACCCGTCTGTTACTGATCAACTCACCCAATAATCCCACGGGGTGGACCATTGCCGACGACGAGCAACGTATTGTGCTGGAGCATTGCCGCAAACACGGCATCTGGATTCTGGCTGATGACGTCTATGAACGACTGGTGTATCGCAGCGGCCTGAACAGTGCTCCTTCGTTTCTGGCGAGGAAGGAAGACGATGATCTGGTCATCGGCGTCAACAGTTTCTCCAAAGCCTGGTGCATGACCGGATGGCGTGCTGGCTGGCTGACGATTCCAGCCGCGCTGGCCGATGATCTGGCCAAACTGGTGGAATACAACACTTCGTGCGTGCCGGAGTTTGTGCAGCGTGGGGCAATGGCCGCCATTCAGCAGGGGGAACCCCATGTCGGGCAGCTGCGCCAGCAACTGGGTGTGCAACGGCAGCTGATGGTCGAGGGGCTAAGCGCCATCGACGGCGTGACCCTGCCTTACGCAGATGGTGCCATGTATGCCTTCTTCCGCATCGCTGGCTTCAGTGATTCGCTGGCACTGGCACGAGCACTGATCAGCGAGGTCGGCCTTGGACTAGCCCCGGGTCGCGCCTTTGGTGAGGAAGGTGAGGGCTGGCTACGCTGGTGTTACGCAACGTCGCCAGTGCGTCTGCAGGAGGGTTTACAACGTCTGGATGAGTTTGTTCGTCGTCAGCGCTGATCACCCAATCAGCGCTTGATATTGCCTTTACGGCTCAGGCTCAGCTCATGCAGTGTGCGTAGCATCGCTGCTGCACGTGCCACATGATCAGCGCTCTCGCGGTCATGATGGGCAGCAAACTCTGCTTCGGCATCGCGCTTGGCCTTTTCTGCCGCAACTTTATCCAGATCCTGAGCACGCAGTGCCGTATCGGCCAGGACTATAGTGCGCCCGGGCTGAACCTCCAGAAATCCGGCGGGTACAAAATAGATCTGCTCCTCGCCTTGCATGTCATACACACGCAGCGGGCCCGGGCCAAGTTCAGCCAGCAGCGGGGCATGGCCGGGGTAAATACCTACGTCCCCCCACAGGGTCGTCAGAATCACATGACGCGCCTGGCCACTGAACAGCGAACCTTCAGGCGTTACCAAATCCAGCAATAAATGTTTATCCATGGAGTCATCCTTGGGCGATAGCGAAGTGCAACCAGTGCAGCCTTGGCGCTGAGCCATCAACAGCAGTTATGCGCCCTACTCTAGCAAAGCCTCTTCTCTCGACTGCTGATTTGCATGGCTGAAACGGCAAGATCCACAATCCTGACACAAGTGCTACCACAGTGACAGGCAGGGGCAACCTCAATTCAGCGTTGCCGGACAGGTATAAGCGTGTTCAAGCAAGGAGTGAGCAGATAACGCTCAGCGTGGCTGATGCCGTAGCAGCAAGGCAAGGAAAACAAAAAAGGCAGCCTGAGCTGCCTTTTTTATGGACCTGAGCTTGCCGATTAACGGCCGGTTTTCTTGCGCAACTGTTCCAGTACGCGCAACTGCGCAGCCGCTTCCGCCAACTGAACGGCGGCACGGGAATAGTCCAACTCCGCGTTATGATTCGACATTGCCTGTTCAGCCTCTTTCTTGGCTTCCAGAGCAATGGACTCATCAAGGTCATTAGCACGGATAGCGGTGTCAGCCAACACGGTTACCATGTTGGGCTGCACTTCCAGAAAACCACCAGATACATAGATGATTTCCTCGTCGCCATCCTGCTTGATGACACGCACCGGACCCGGCTTCAGCTGGGTCAGGAGCGGAGCGTGACCTGGGGCAATACCCAGATCACCTAGACTCCCGCTGGCAACGACCAGTTCCACCAACCCGGAAAAGATTGCCTCTTCTGAGCTGACAATATTGCAGTGAACTGTCATAGCCATGGTGAACCCCCTCTAGCTATGGTTATGGGAATAACCGTCGCTGGAGACGATTACAGCTTCTTCGCTTTCTCAACTGCTTCGTCGATGCTGCCAACCATGTAGAACGCTTGTTCTGGCATGTTGTCGTAGTCACCGGACAGAATACCCTTGAAGCCACTGATGGTGTCTTTCAGGGAAACGTACTTACCGGGCGAACCGGTGAATACTTCTGCCACGAAGAAAGGCTGAGACAGGAAGCGCTGGATCTTACGCGCACGGGTTACGACCAGCTTGTCGTCTTCTGACAGCTCGTCCATACCCAGAATCGCGATGATATCCTTCAGTTCCTTGTAGCGCTGCAGAGTAGACTGCACGCCACGAGCCACTTCGTAGTGCTCCTGACCAACCACCAGCGGATCCAGCTGACGAGAGGTAGAGTCCAGCGGATCAACCGCAGGATAGATACCCAGTGCAGCGATATCACGAGACAGTACGACAGTAGCGTCCAAGTGAGAGAAGGTGGTCGCAGGTGACGGATCGGTCAAGTCATCCGCAGGTACGTATACCGCTTGAACGGAAGTGATCGAGCCAGTCTTGGTGGAGGTAATACGCTCCTGCAGAACGCCCATCTCTTCAGCCAGAGTAGGCTGATAACCTACGGCAGAAGGCATACGACCCAACAGTGCAGATACTTCAGTACCGGCCAGGGTGTAACGGTAGATGTTGTCAACAAAGAACAGAACATCACGGCCTTCGTCACGGAACTGCTCGGCCATGGTCAGACCGGTCAGAGCAACACGCAGACGGTTGCCGGGCGGCTCGTTCATCTGACCGTATACCAGAGATACTTTGTCCAGTACGTTGGACTCCATCATCTCGTGGTAGAAGTCGTTACCTTCACGAGTACGCTCACCCACACCAGCAAACACAGAGTAACCACTGTGCTCGATCGCGATGTTACGGATCAGCTCCATCATGTTGACGGTCTTACCTACACCCGCACCACCGAACAGACCTACTTTACCGCCTTTTGCGAAGGGGCAAACCAGATCGATTACCTTGATACCGGTTTCCAGCAGTTCGCTGGAGGCTGCCTGATCAGCGTAGCTGGGCGCTTTACGGTGAATAGGCATACGCACTTCTTCACCAATCGGGCCTTGCTCGTCGATCGGGTTGCCCAGAACGTCCATGATGCGACCCAGGGTAGCTTTACCCACAGGTACAGACACGGGTTCGCCTGTATTTTTTACTTCCAAACCACGGCTCATGCCTTCGCTTGAACCCATGGCGATGGTGCGTACAACACCGTCACCCAGCTGTTGCTGAACTTCCAGCACCAGCTCTTTTCCTTCAATGGTCAGGGCGTCGTACACTTTGGGTACGGCGTTGCGCGGAAACTCGACGTCCACCACCGCCCCGATGACTTGCACTACACGTCCGCTACTCATGCTCGGATCCTCTTAATCTCAGTAAGCCTGTGTTGCGGTGGTTACACCGCTGCCGCACCACCGACGATCTCGGCAATTTCCTGGGTGATGGAAGCCTGACGAGCCTTGTTGTAGACCAGCTGCAGTTCCTTGATGATGTTGCCTGCGTTATCGGAGGCATTCTTCATCGCGATCATACGTGCAGCCTGCTCACAGGCAACGTTTTCCACCACACCCTGATACACCAGTGACTCCACATAACGAATCAACAAACCGTCCAGGAGTGCTTTGGCATCGGGCTCGTAAAGATAGTCCCAGTGGTGCTTCAGACCATCATTGTCTTCTGCCTGCAAGGGCAGCATTTGTACAACAGCAGGCTGCTGGGTCATGGTGTTGACGAACTTGTTCGACACCAGATACAGACGGTCCAGGTGACCTTCGTCATAGGCATCCAACATCACCTTGACGATACCAATCAGATCTTTAACTTCCGGTTTGTCACCCAGGTGGTTGGCGTATGCGACAACCTTGCCACCGTAGTTGCGGAAGAAAGAACCTGCCTTGGTGCCTACGGCACAAATGTCAATCTCGACGCCCTTGTCGGCGTACTGCTTCATTACCTTGATCATGGCTTTGAAGGCGTTGATGTTCAGACCACCGCACAAACCACGATCAGTAGAGATAACAATGAAGCCTACGCGCTTGACGTCGCGTTCTTGCAGGTACAGATGCTTGTATTCGGGATTGGAGTTCGCCACGTGACGAATGACATCAGCAATACGCTCCGCGTAGGGGCGGCTGGCTGCCATACGGTCCTGGGCTTTCCGCATTTTAGATACTGCCACCATTTCCATGGCGCTGGTGATCTTCTGCGTACTCTTGATACTCGCAATCTGCGATTTGATCTCTTTTCCTGCTGCCATAATCTCTGCCTCAAGCGTTCAGCGACAGCGGCAGGGTCACCCCTGCCGCACCCGGATTACCAGGAACCAGTCGCTTTGAATTTCTCGATACCGGCTTTGATTTCAGCAGCGATGCCGTCGTTGTAGTTGCCATCGCCACCAATCTTGGCGATCAGGTCAGCGCACTCAGAGTTGAAGTACGCTACCAGACCTGCTTCGAAAGAGCCGATCTTGGCAACAGGGATATCGTTCAGGAAGCCTTCGGTAGCGGCATACAGAACAACACCCATTTCAGCAACAGACATAGGCTTGAACTGATTCTGTTTCATCAGTTCAGTCACACGCTGACCGTGCTCCAGCTGTTTGCGGGTCGCTTCGTCCAGATCAGAAGCAAACTGAGCAAAGGCTGCCAGTTCACGATACTGAGCCAGTGCCAGACGGATACCGCCGCCCAGCTTCTTGATGATCTTGGTCTGGGCCGCACCACCAACACGGGATACGGAGATACCAGCGTTCATCGCAGGACGGATACCGGCGTTGAACAGGTTGGTTTCCAGGAAGATCTGACCATCGGTAATGGAAATTACGTTGGTCGGAACGAAAGCAGAAACGTCGCCAGCCTGAGTTTCGATGATGGGCAGCGCGGTCAGAGAACCGGTCTGGCCAGTCACGCGGCCTTCAGTGTAACGCTCTACGTAGTCAGCGCTGACACGAGCAGCACGCTCGAGCAGACGTGAGTGTAAATAGAATACGTCACCAGGATAGGCTTCACGGCCAGGTGGGCGCTTCAGCAGCAGAGAGATCTGACGGTAGGCCCAGGCCTGCTTGGTCAGGTCATCATAAATAATCAGTGCGTCTTCGCCGTTATCACGGAAGTATTCACCCATGGTGCAACCAGCGTAGGCAGACAGATACTGCATGGAAGCAGGATCAGCAGCGCCCGCGGCAACCACGATGGTGTGATCCATCGCACCGTGCTCTTCCAGCTTACGTACTACGTTGGCGATAGTGGACTGTTTCTGACCAATCGCAACATAGATACATTTAATGCCGGAGTTTTTCTGCGCGATGATGGTGTCAATCGCCATTGCGGTTTTACCGGTCTGACGGTCGCCGATGATCAGCTCACGCTGACCACGGCCGATAGGCACCATGGAGTCAACCGCCTTGTAACCAGTCTGTACAGGCTGGTCAACGGATTTACGCCAGATAACACCAGGAGCAACCTTCTCGATAGGCTCGCTGCGAGTAGTATTCAGCGGACCTTTGCCATCGATAGGGTTACCCAGGGCATCAACAACGCGGCCCAGCAGTTCTGGACCAACAGGAACTTCAAGTACACGACCGGTACACTTGACGGTCATACCTTCGGACAGGCCCTGGTAATCACCCAGAACCACAGCACCTACAGAGTCACGCTCCAGGTTCAGTGCCATGCCGTATACGCCGCCGGTGAACTCGATCATTTCACCGTACATAACATCAGCCAAACCGTGGATCTGTACGATACCATCGGAAACGCTGACGACTGTGCCCTCATTACGGGCCTCAGATTTGAGATTCAGACCTTCGATCCGCTTCTTGATGATCTCGCTGATCTCAGATGGATTCAGTTGCTGCATGCTCTATCCCTCACAATCAGGATTGGATCGCCTCGGCCAATTTTGCCAATTTTCCGCGCACGGAACCGTCAATAACCATGTCACCTGCCTTGATGATCAGGCCGCCGATCAAACTCTTATCGACTTCGGTGGTTATGGTGATGGTCCGATTCAATTTAGCCTTGAGGGCTTGTGCCAGTTGTTCCTGCTCAGCGGAGGAAAGCTCAAAGGCAGAGGTCACTACGACGTCAGTCGCGTTTTCCTGCTCAGCCTTGAACTGCTCAAACAGCTGTGAAACTTCAGGAATCAATACCAGGCGCTTGTTGTGCGCCATGGTTTGAAAAAAGGCTTTACCGCTCTCGGTTACTTTTTCTGCGCAGACGTCAATGACAGCCTGAGCTTGCTGTTCAGCAGTCAGTGCCGGATTGTTGAGCACCTTGGCAAACTCGCTGTCTTCTGCAACAGCGGCCGCCAGGGCCAACAATTCCGACCACTGACCCAGTTCACCCTTGTCCAGAGCAAACTGAAACGCAGCTTTGGCATAAGGCCGGGCGAATGTGGTCAATTCCGCCATCGGTCACCTCACTTACAGTTCGGCTGCCAGTTTGCTGACAAGCTCGCTATGGGCTTTCTCGTCGACAGAGGCACCCAGGATTTTTTCCGCTCCAGCCAGCGCCAGCACAGCCACCTGGCCACGCAGTGCTTCTTTGGCACGGTTTACATCCTGCTCGATCTCAGCTTGGGCTGCAGCTTTCAGACGCTGGCCTTCAGCCATTGCCTGCTCTTTAGCTTCTTCTACGATCTGGTTTGCCCGCTTGTTGGCTTGTTCAATAATTTTCGCTGCCTGTTCCTTGCTGGAACGTAACTGGTCAGCGGCACTTGCTTGTGCCAGTTCCAGGTCACGCTTCGCACGGTCGGCGGCATCCAGGCCATCTGCAATCTTTTTCTGACGTTCTGCCAGGGCCGCTGTTATCGGCGGCCAGACATACTTCATACAGAAAAGGACGAAGACTGCAAAT
This Pokkaliibacter sp. MBI-7 DNA region includes the following protein-coding sequences:
- a CDS encoding F0F1 ATP synthase subunit B, whose translation is MNLNATLIGQAIAFAVFVLFCMKYVWPPITAALAERQKKIADGLDAADRAKRDLELAQASAADQLRSSKEQAAKIIEQANKRANQIVEEAKEQAMAEGQRLKAAAQAEIEQDVNRAKEALRGQVAVLALAGAEKILGASVDEKAHSELVSKLAAEL
- the atpD gene encoding F0F1 ATP synthase subunit beta, whose amino-acid sequence is MSSGRVVQVIGAVVDVEFPRNAVPKVYDALTIEGKELVLEVQQQLGDGVVRTIAMGSSEGMSRGLEVKNTGEPVSVPVGKATLGRIMDVLGNPIDEQGPIGEEVRMPIHRKAPSYADQAASSELLETGIKVIDLVCPFAKGGKVGLFGGAGVGKTVNMMELIRNIAIEHSGYSVFAGVGERTREGNDFYHEMMESNVLDKVSLVYGQMNEPPGNRLRVALTGLTMAEQFRDEGRDVLFFVDNIYRYTLAGTEVSALLGRMPSAVGYQPTLAEEMGVLQERITSTKTGSITSVQAVYVPADDLTDPSPATTFSHLDATVVLSRDIAALGIYPAVDPLDSTSRQLDPLVVGQEHYEVARGVQSTLQRYKELKDIIAILGMDELSEDDKLVVTRARKIQRFLSQPFFVAEVFTGSPGKYVSLKDTISGFKGILSGDYDNMPEQAFYMVGSIDEAVEKAKKL
- the atpA gene encoding F0F1 ATP synthase subunit alpha, producing MQQLNPSEISEIIKKRIEGLNLKSEARNEGTVVSVSDGIVQIHGLADVMYGEMIEFTGGVYGMALNLERDSVGAVVLGDYQGLSEGMTVKCTGRVLEVPVGPELLGRVVDALGNPIDGKGPLNTTRSEPIEKVAPGVIWRKSVDQPVQTGYKAVDSMVPIGRGQRELIIGDRQTGKTAMAIDTIIAQKNSGIKCIYVAIGQKQSTIANVVRKLEEHGAMDHTIVVAAGAADPASMQYLSAYAGCTMGEYFRDNGEDALIIYDDLTKQAWAYRQISLLLKRPPGREAYPGDVFYLHSRLLERAARVSADYVERYTEGRVTGQTGSLTALPIIETQAGDVSAFVPTNVISITDGQIFLETNLFNAGIRPAMNAGISVSRVGGAAQTKIIKKLGGGIRLALAQYRELAAFAQFASDLDEATRKQLEHGQRVTELMKQNQFKPMSVAEMGVVLYAATEGFLNDIPVAKIGSFEAGLVAYFNSECADLIAKIGGDGNYNDGIAAEIKAGIEKFKATGSW
- a CDS encoding pyridoxal phosphate-dependent aminotransferase codes for the protein MPQPSARPAVQSLSASLIREVANTAMGREGVLPFWFGESDQPTPGVIREAAMASLQQGETFYSQNLGRPWLREGIASYLSQLHHRPFTAEQTGVTGSGVSALMLAMQLVLSPGDRVVAVTPLWPNLVEIPRVLSAHVERVPLQITDQGWQLDLQRLLDALTPDTRLLLINSPNNPTGWTIADDEQRIVLEHCRKHGIWILADDVYERLVYRSGLNSAPSFLARKEDDDLVIGVNSFSKAWCMTGWRAGWLTIPAALADDLAKLVEYNTSCVPEFVQRGAMAAIQQGEPHVGQLRQQLGVQRQLMVEGLSAIDGVTLPYADGAMYAFFRIAGFSDSLALARALISEVGLGLAPGRAFGEEGEGWLRWCYATSPVRLQEGLQRLDEFVRRQR
- a CDS encoding F0F1 ATP synthase subunit delta — protein: MAELTTFARPYAKAAFQFALDKGELGQWSELLALAAAVAEDSEFAKVLNNPALTAEQQAQAVIDVCAEKVTESGKAFFQTMAHNKRLVLIPEVSQLFEQFKAEQENATDVVVTSAFELSSAEQEQLAQALKAKLNRTITITTEVDKSLIGGLIIKAGDMVIDGSVRGKLAKLAEAIQS
- a CDS encoding XRE family transcriptional regulator, with translation MSLTEQNSEDPTTQLAARIRIERKQRQWSLDELAQRSGVSKAMISKVERGETSPTATLLGKLSGAFGLTLSTLLARAEQQGGRLRRRQDQPQWRDPETGFIRRQLSPTSDLPLDLVQVELPAGASVSYPASAFAFFRQLIWVTQGQLEFTEGETLHQLSTGDCLELGSPSDCRFFNPGTTGCEYLVVLLRQ
- a CDS encoding F0F1 ATP synthase subunit epsilon, coding for MAMTVHCNIVSSEEAIFSGLVELVVASGSLGDLGIAPGHAPLLTQLKPGPVRVIKQDGDEEIIYVSGGFLEVQPNMVTVLADTAIRANDLDESIALEAKKEAEQAMSNHNAELDYSRAAVQLAEAAAQLRVLEQLRKKTGR
- the atpG gene encoding F0F1 ATP synthase subunit gamma translates to MAAGKEIKSQIASIKSTQKITSAMEMVAVSKMRKAQDRMAASRPYAERIADVIRHVANSNPEYKHLYLQERDVKRVGFIVISTDRGLCGGLNINAFKAMIKVMKQYADKGVEIDICAVGTKAGSFFRNYGGKVVAYANHLGDKPEVKDLIGIVKVMLDAYDEGHLDRLYLVSNKFVNTMTQQPAVVQMLPLQAEDNDGLKHHWDYLYEPDAKALLDGLLIRYVESLVYQGVVENVACEQAARMIAMKNASDNAGNIIKELQLVYNKARQASITQEIAEIVGGAAAV
- the atpC gene encoding ATP synthase F1 subunit epsilon, with amino-acid sequence MDKHLLLDLVTPEGSLFSGQARHVILTTLWGDVGIYPGHAPLLAELGPGPLRVYDMQGEEQIYFVPAGFLEVQPGRTIVLADTALRAQDLDKVAAEKAKRDAEAEFAAHHDRESADHVARAAAMLRTLHELSLSRKGNIKR